One genomic region from Solwaraspora sp. WMMD792 encodes:
- a CDS encoding DUF6406 domain-containing protein yields the protein MPSYPDVLVVRNNTQMNMGAFSLGAAGANPGRPVTAQVVVALPGSADSTTHLLRLGETFPIGADTWYFAGAHFENAGRWRVTVRRLAPGAAPPVVDESTAVTGWRPAQRQPFGPLDEGQLQALEQALGRPLPWAYRDWLSQTNGMQPVEPQWVPGAPFTLLPGRPLLGVHPEYPSFDLLTAEREWRVGKLPTDFVVIAVPMEGLLLLRLKEPRPGSVGFLPKDLLAGPGTADAIAWRERQVITTSMGWSFGDFLGRLTPLDAPGVA from the coding sequence GTGCCTTCGTACCCTGATGTGCTGGTGGTCCGGAACAACACACAGATGAATATGGGTGCGTTCAGCCTCGGTGCTGCGGGGGCGAACCCGGGCCGGCCGGTGACCGCGCAGGTGGTGGTGGCCCTTCCCGGGTCTGCCGATTCGACGACGCACCTGTTGCGGCTGGGTGAGACCTTCCCGATCGGCGCGGACACCTGGTACTTCGCTGGGGCGCATTTCGAGAACGCTGGTCGGTGGCGGGTCACGGTGCGGCGGCTGGCGCCGGGCGCGGCACCGCCGGTGGTGGACGAGTCGACGGCGGTGACGGGGTGGCGGCCGGCGCAGCGGCAGCCGTTCGGCCCGCTCGATGAGGGTCAGTTGCAGGCACTGGAGCAGGCGTTGGGGCGCCCGCTGCCCTGGGCTTACCGGGACTGGCTGTCTCAGACGAACGGTATGCAGCCGGTGGAGCCGCAGTGGGTGCCGGGTGCGCCGTTCACGCTGCTCCCGGGGCGTCCGCTGCTGGGTGTGCACCCGGAGTATCCGTCGTTCGACCTGCTGACCGCGGAGCGGGAGTGGCGGGTCGGGAAGTTGCCGACGGACTTCGTTGTCATCGCGGTCCCGATGGAGGGTCTGCTGCTGCTTCGGCTGAAGGAACCCCGCCCGGGCAGCGTCGGCTTCCTGCCGAAGGACCTGCTGGCCGGCCCGGGTACGGCGGATGCGATCGCCTGGCGGGAGCGACAGGTGATCACTACCAGCATGGGCTGGTCGTTCGGCGACTTCCTTGGCCGGCTCACCCCGCTCGACGCGCCAGGCGTAGCGTGA
- a CDS encoding pitrilysin family protein, whose translation MTAAAEIVGRALDDDIRVLTRHRPGAEITTVSVWILAGSRDETSPGTAHLFEHLVMQAVPPGRKMRVIDEIESYGGEGNATTARDYVVLYARVPTADALAVLDLLAEAATATEFDPVLVEAERRVVIEELRLAEADPTDIVHDVFFAAVYGDHPMGRPVGGSPADALRLTAAEVTAWSRRHVRAGRVAVVVTGGVTPAAVTAAMARSALAGLSITHQSARADRPAAEPSPLPSPLPAMAPGVRSRRLDHPLPGDTAAVVLGGPAFSLADPRLAAAEVVMELFAGGNTSVLVEQLRTNLGLSYDIWGDLSGYHDTGVWRIAITTAVEHRDEVARLAADLVRSAVADGWSDARVAVARRRAAGLVRLDAETSLDETLLLGRHALLGGSVDWSVAEYADRIAAATPQQVHDAAVSMADQLVVATAGG comes from the coding sequence GTGACCGCCGCCGCCGAGATCGTCGGGCGGGCGTTGGACGACGACATCCGGGTGCTGACCCGTCACCGGCCGGGTGCCGAGATCACCACCGTGTCGGTGTGGATCCTCGCCGGATCCCGCGACGAAACCTCACCTGGCACCGCCCACCTGTTCGAACACCTGGTCATGCAGGCGGTGCCGCCCGGCCGGAAGATGCGGGTCATCGACGAAATCGAGTCGTACGGTGGCGAGGGCAACGCGACCACCGCCCGCGACTACGTCGTCCTGTACGCGCGGGTACCGACAGCGGACGCGCTGGCCGTACTGGACCTGCTCGCCGAGGCCGCGACAGCCACCGAGTTCGACCCGGTCCTCGTCGAGGCCGAACGTCGGGTGGTCATCGAGGAGCTGCGCCTGGCTGAAGCCGACCCCACAGACATCGTCCACGACGTGTTCTTCGCCGCCGTGTACGGCGACCACCCGATGGGCCGGCCGGTCGGCGGCAGCCCCGCCGACGCGCTCCGGCTCACCGCCGCCGAGGTCACCGCCTGGTCCCGCCGCCACGTCCGGGCCGGACGAGTCGCCGTCGTGGTCACCGGCGGCGTCACCCCCGCCGCCGTGACCGCTGCGATGGCGCGAAGCGCCCTCGCCGGCCTGTCCATAACGCACCAGAGCGCCCGCGCCGACCGGCCCGCGGCCGAGCCGTCCCCGCTCCCCAGCCCGTTGCCGGCAATGGCTCCCGGCGTACGGTCCCGGCGGCTGGATCATCCGCTGCCCGGCGACACCGCGGCCGTGGTGCTCGGCGGACCCGCGTTTTCGTTGGCCGACCCGCGGCTCGCCGCCGCCGAGGTGGTGATGGAACTGTTCGCCGGGGGCAACACGTCCGTCCTCGTCGAGCAACTGCGTACCAATCTGGGGCTGTCCTACGACATCTGGGGCGACCTCAGCGGTTACCACGACACCGGCGTCTGGCGGATCGCGATCACCACCGCCGTCGAGCACCGTGACGAGGTGGCCCGGCTCGCCGCCGACCTCGTACGGTCAGCGGTGGCGGACGGCTGGAGCGACGCCCGCGTGGCTGTGGCCCGACGACGCGCTGCCGGGCTGGTCCGACTCGATGCCGAGACTTCCCTCGACGAGACTCTCCTGCTGGGCCGGCACGCTCTGCTGGGCGGCAGCGTCGACTGGTCGGTGGCCGAATACGCCGACCGGATCGCGGCTGCCACCCCACAGCAGGTCCACGACGCCGCCGTGTCCATGGCGGACCAACTGGTGGTGGCGACCGCTGGCGGGTAA
- a CDS encoding nucleoside-diphosphate kinase, with product MSEAVDWERTVFMLLAPDALARHLGGQIVDRVVAQGFQPVAWRVLWHRPANLDAFHERNITQVWKAYLYRLVDQLFDFGPTVALLVRDVRPDPRHPSHARLRLAKGASDPADASAGTIRADLGSINVMLALMHSSDTPADSQRESAVFTDGGFDGGAGDGPGGYDGGDPADLRTLLDLLSRSAPAERRGYPQVLAGLRARVLALAWPELSDSARRSAADLLAGDLSGLAAAGAGEKAAGLLAGGHPLAPILAAEFTPDRPGPDPARVQDLLAVHGARLDPWERLVLATSRRFAPRR from the coding sequence GTGAGTGAAGCAGTCGACTGGGAGCGTACGGTCTTCATGCTGCTCGCCCCCGATGCCCTCGCCCGCCACCTCGGCGGGCAGATCGTGGACCGGGTGGTCGCCCAGGGGTTCCAACCGGTGGCGTGGCGGGTGCTGTGGCACCGGCCGGCCAACCTGGACGCGTTCCACGAACGCAACATCACCCAGGTGTGGAAGGCGTACCTCTACCGTCTCGTCGACCAGCTCTTCGACTTCGGCCCGACGGTGGCGCTTCTGGTCCGCGACGTCCGGCCCGATCCGCGACACCCCAGCCATGCACGGCTGCGCCTGGCCAAAGGGGCGAGCGACCCCGCTGACGCGAGCGCTGGCACGATCCGTGCCGACCTCGGCTCCATCAACGTCATGCTGGCCCTGATGCACAGCTCCGACACCCCTGCCGACTCCCAGCGGGAGAGCGCGGTCTTCACCGACGGCGGGTTCGACGGCGGAGCCGGCGACGGGCCCGGGGGGTACGACGGCGGCGACCCGGCCGACCTGCGTACCCTGCTCGATCTGCTCAGCCGGAGCGCTCCCGCCGAGCGCCGGGGATATCCGCAGGTCCTGGCCGGTCTGCGCGCCCGGGTCCTCGCCCTGGCCTGGCCGGAGCTGTCCGATTCCGCCCGCCGCAGCGCGGCCGACCTGCTGGCTGGTGACCTCAGCGGTCTCGCCGCCGCCGGAGCCGGCGAGAAGGCCGCCGGGCTGCTGGCCGGCGGGCATCCACTCGCGCCGATCCTGGCCGCCGAGTTCACCCCCGACCGGCCAGGACCCGACCCGGCCCGGGTGCAGGACCTCCTCGCGGTCCACGGCGCCCGGCTCGACCCGTGGGAACGCCTGGTGCTCGCCACCTCACGGCGGTTTGCGCCGCGCCGGTGA
- a CDS encoding DUF4910 domain-containing protein translates to MRLSQLVAAVHDGIDVDAAMADVAEVAQHDRYQASAGIHAAAGYVAQRAVDAGLRDVTVHTFPADGARRWWTYQAPMSWTPVRASLRHGGETLIDYPAQPYTLAAYSAPTRAGSVAVPLLRWSAMCAGADATGALVLLDDVRVPFPECARRAAAGGAVAVAADPLSARTDRLADQVGRLELLPGAALAGFSLTAAQLARLSAAADRGETVTVDVAVAGSTATMPVVTGVLPGDGGGDEFLLSAHLCHPRPSANDNASGVAALLATARLLGARPAGGPDLRFLWAPEFVGVAAYLHDLVGGGAVARPSLAVNVDMAGQDPYRCGSSLVIERGPDDVPSFLPALAGRCADLVPARARSYSGAVPCDPGQAAVTAPFSGGSDHALVSDAPTRCPTVSFGHWPDRANHTSADTLDMVDPAELRRTVTVAASTVAAVRGRADPALAADVADACAGWAAGHILAALPGRQRPPAPYPYRDDGSPVLDPASDAALVRRVAHRSEIVGRCVGTLTYAGVPAGEIVRTARWLADVSATAADRALCAEPSADDEAAGTVLARAALGPVNPRTLAATDADRAWLAERLAEDRGGSHARVLTLLRAVDGRRGRRSAAWWAALAGELPISVAFADRVFDMLHRAGWVVPVPDPEDLDAAEEIDATRHPA, encoded by the coding sequence ATGAGGTTGTCACAGCTGGTCGCGGCGGTGCACGACGGCATCGACGTCGACGCCGCCATGGCCGACGTCGCCGAGGTCGCCCAGCACGACCGCTACCAGGCCTCGGCCGGGATTCACGCCGCGGCCGGGTACGTCGCACAGCGGGCGGTGGACGCCGGCCTGCGCGACGTCACCGTGCACACGTTCCCGGCAGACGGGGCCCGGCGGTGGTGGACCTACCAGGCCCCGATGTCGTGGACACCGGTGCGGGCCAGCCTCCGGCACGGCGGCGAGACGCTGATCGACTACCCGGCACAGCCGTACACCCTCGCGGCGTACTCGGCACCGACTCGCGCCGGCAGCGTCGCCGTACCACTGCTGCGCTGGTCGGCGATGTGCGCCGGCGCCGACGCGACCGGCGCGCTCGTGCTGCTGGACGACGTCCGCGTACCGTTTCCGGAATGCGCCCGGCGGGCGGCGGCCGGCGGCGCCGTCGCGGTCGCCGCAGACCCGCTCAGCGCCCGGACCGACCGGCTCGCCGACCAGGTCGGCCGGCTGGAACTGCTGCCCGGTGCGGCGTTGGCCGGCTTCAGCCTCACCGCCGCGCAACTCGCCAGGCTCAGCGCGGCCGCCGACCGGGGCGAGACGGTCACCGTCGATGTGGCGGTGGCCGGGTCGACGGCCACCATGCCGGTGGTGACCGGCGTGCTGCCGGGCGACGGCGGCGGCGACGAGTTCCTGCTCTCGGCGCACCTTTGCCACCCCCGGCCCAGCGCCAACGACAACGCCTCCGGCGTCGCCGCGCTGCTCGCGACCGCCCGGCTGCTCGGTGCCCGGCCCGCCGGCGGACCGGATCTGCGTTTCCTGTGGGCACCGGAGTTCGTCGGTGTCGCCGCGTACCTGCACGATCTCGTGGGCGGCGGTGCCGTGGCGCGGCCCAGCCTGGCGGTCAACGTGGACATGGCCGGGCAGGACCCGTACCGCTGCGGCAGCTCGCTGGTGATCGAGCGGGGGCCGGACGACGTACCGTCGTTTCTGCCCGCCCTGGCCGGACGCTGCGCCGACCTGGTGCCGGCACGGGCCCGGTCCTACAGCGGCGCGGTGCCGTGCGATCCGGGGCAGGCGGCGGTCACCGCGCCGTTCTCCGGGGGTTCCGACCACGCGCTCGTCTCGGACGCGCCGACCCGGTGCCCGACGGTGTCCTTCGGGCACTGGCCGGACCGGGCCAACCACACCTCGGCCGACACGCTCGACATGGTCGACCCGGCTGAGCTGCGTCGCACCGTCACGGTGGCGGCGTCGACCGTGGCGGCGGTACGCGGACGCGCGGACCCGGCGTTGGCCGCCGACGTCGCCGACGCGTGTGCCGGCTGGGCCGCTGGGCACATCCTGGCGGCGCTGCCCGGCCGGCAGCGTCCACCGGCACCGTACCCGTACCGTGACGACGGCAGCCCGGTGTTGGACCCGGCCAGCGACGCCGCGTTGGTCCGGCGGGTGGCCCACCGCAGCGAGATCGTCGGCAGGTGTGTCGGCACGCTGACGTACGCCGGTGTGCCGGCCGGGGAGATCGTCCGTACGGCGCGCTGGCTGGCCGACGTGTCCGCCACCGCTGCCGACCGCGCGCTGTGCGCCGAGCCGTCGGCCGACGACGAGGCAGCGGGTACGGTGCTGGCCCGCGCCGCGCTCGGCCCGGTCAATCCCCGGACGCTGGCCGCCACCGACGCTGACCGCGCCTGGCTCGCCGAACGCCTGGCTGAGGATCGGGGCGGCAGCCACGCCCGCGTACTCACGCTGTTGCGAGCTGTCGACGGTCGGCGTGGCCGCCGCAGCGCGGCCTGGTGGGCGGCGCTGGCCGGCGAACTCCCCATCTCGGTGGCGTTCGCCGACCGGGTCTTCGACATGCTGCACCGGGCCGGCTGGGTCGTCCCGGTGCCCGATCCTGAGGATCTCGACGCGGCTGAGGAGATCGATGCGACCCGTCATCCTGCGTGA
- a CDS encoding GNAT family N-acetyltransferase: MIRSIVVEHYDDPRAASRAGWDAVAGNGDTPVFYQDGYLSAYHDAPLAPLERLGYLVAREPAGRPVAVLPVALHRFADPIGGLRRLHPGIERDSALLSHVWHCYDTQLLGAVTRTDVVTELLDTLRRLADDWGARWYGLVNVDSSGPTATALTAAGLTGRHLVDRYSTDLTGLTSYEDYLARLAPRPRANLRRNERRAADAGFVCDVTTPDGADLVEIAELCDRTAARFGNAGFYPTETFTRFVTALGPAAHVLRIRQRGTLVAAGVCLTDQCRFHTWTCGVEYRVDGNASPYAALFTESVRLALRLGRPILEGGRSNDVFKRRHGLTARRLDAYVMRL; the protein is encoded by the coding sequence ATGATCCGCTCCATCGTCGTCGAGCACTACGACGACCCCCGGGCGGCGTCACGGGCCGGGTGGGATGCGGTCGCCGGCAACGGTGACACACCGGTCTTCTATCAGGACGGCTACCTGTCGGCGTACCACGATGCGCCGCTCGCGCCGCTGGAGCGGCTCGGATACCTGGTGGCACGGGAACCGGCGGGACGGCCCGTGGCCGTCCTGCCGGTCGCGCTGCACCGGTTCGCCGACCCGATCGGCGGGCTCCGCCGCCTGCATCCCGGTATCGAGCGGGACAGCGCGCTGCTCAGCCACGTCTGGCACTGCTACGACACCCAACTGCTCGGCGCGGTCACCCGCACCGACGTGGTCACCGAACTGCTGGACACCCTGCGCCGGCTCGCCGACGACTGGGGGGCCCGCTGGTACGGGTTGGTCAATGTGGACTCGTCAGGCCCGACGGCGACCGCGCTCACCGCCGCCGGGCTGACCGGGCGGCACCTGGTGGACCGCTACTCCACCGACCTGACCGGCCTCACCTCGTACGAGGACTACCTTGCCCGACTGGCTCCCCGGCCCCGGGCCAACCTGCGCCGCAACGAGCGCCGGGCGGCGGACGCCGGTTTCGTCTGCGATGTGACCACACCGGACGGTGCGGACCTGGTCGAGATCGCCGAGCTGTGCGACCGGACCGCCGCCCGCTTCGGCAACGCCGGTTTCTACCCAACCGAGACGTTCACCCGGTTCGTCACCGCCCTCGGCCCGGCCGCGCACGTGCTCCGCATCCGCCAACGGGGCACGCTGGTCGCGGCCGGGGTGTGCCTGACCGACCAGTGCCGCTTCCACACCTGGACCTGCGGTGTCGAATACCGTGTCGACGGCAACGCCAGCCCGTACGCGGCGCTGTTCACCGAGTCGGTCCGGCTGGCGCTGCGGCTGGGCCGCCCGATCCTGGAGGGCGGGCGCAGCAACGACGTGTTCAAGCGTCGGCACGGGCTGACCGCCCGCCGGCTCGACGCCTACGTGATGCGACTGTGA
- a CDS encoding aminotransferase class I/II-fold pyridoxal phosphate-dependent enzyme produces MPPTPWYECYFTADYWTFADDEYTAERTAAEVAYLADVLATHAPGRRVVDLGCGVGRHAVGLARKGFDVIGVDVSGYALRRAASAADAAGVTLDLRRVDLLGAQPPGWGLPDVDAAICVQAFGWGTDADQLRLLRAVRRLLPADGLLILDHSNVLAIARHYRDEARADIGGTAFHFQRRYDPATGRSSGRVEVRRPDGTTAVLPDDVRLYHPTEVATLLTRAGFAVARTDADFTAGATLTMDTRYVQFVARPAPTVASALDGHRAPAPPGPLPGDGHAPGPLDLRAAPDEAGPVEPALAAAWAALPAGPAAIQRARRYDLADPYAGQRLAPIVAAYLRWPPGRQLPPERVTAGAGATGLLHALARLGDGGTVLVDVAGHPELPGATGGQVRATSLRDPSDAVAAVTQHRPVLTVVDRPGLLGPMWTGDQLRRVAQACATVGSVLVVDETLGAYLPPDQSAAPLTEELPGTVVIRSMSKGFCAGGLRVGYAVAAPDLADVVRQVAPPLAVSALALDLAAALLTQQDPLAALRDRIAQVKPYVEEQLIAAGLTPLPTDPRLPWLVLPGDDEVRRILAARGVLAKQVPSLAPGGPPGALLRLSVPLSEARLAAFTAAFAAPTAAVAGSAAGGPAPADRR; encoded by the coding sequence ATGCCGCCGACCCCGTGGTACGAGTGCTACTTCACGGCCGACTACTGGACGTTCGCCGACGACGAGTACACGGCCGAACGCACCGCCGCCGAGGTCGCCTACCTGGCGGACGTCCTGGCCACCCACGCCCCCGGCCGGCGGGTGGTCGACCTGGGCTGCGGGGTCGGCCGGCACGCCGTCGGTCTGGCCCGCAAGGGCTTCGACGTCATCGGGGTGGACGTGTCCGGGTACGCGCTGCGGCGGGCCGCGAGCGCCGCCGACGCCGCCGGTGTCACCCTCGACCTGCGTCGGGTGGACCTGCTCGGCGCGCAGCCACCCGGGTGGGGGCTGCCCGACGTCGACGCGGCCATCTGCGTACAGGCGTTCGGCTGGGGAACCGACGCCGACCAGCTCCGGCTGCTGCGCGCGGTGCGCCGCCTGCTGCCCGCCGACGGTCTGCTCATCCTCGATCACTCCAATGTGCTCGCCATCGCCCGGCACTACCGCGACGAGGCCCGCGCGGACATCGGCGGCACCGCGTTCCACTTCCAGCGCCGCTACGACCCGGCCACCGGACGCAGCAGCGGCCGGGTCGAGGTCCGCCGACCGGACGGCACCACCGCCGTCCTGCCCGACGACGTCCGGCTCTATCACCCGACCGAGGTGGCCACCCTGCTGACCCGTGCCGGGTTCGCCGTGGCCCGGACCGACGCGGACTTCACCGCAGGTGCCACGCTGACCATGGACACCCGCTACGTCCAGTTCGTCGCCAGACCGGCACCGACGGTGGCCTCGGCACTCGACGGCCACCGCGCGCCAGCGCCACCAGGCCCGTTGCCCGGCGACGGCCATGCCCCAGGGCCGCTTGACCTGCGCGCCGCCCCCGACGAGGCCGGACCGGTCGAACCCGCGCTGGCCGCGGCGTGGGCGGCGCTGCCCGCCGGGCCGGCCGCGATCCAGCGGGCACGCCGCTACGACCTCGCCGACCCGTACGCCGGGCAGCGGCTCGCGCCCATCGTCGCCGCGTACCTGCGCTGGCCGCCGGGCCGGCAGCTGCCGCCCGAACGGGTCACCGCCGGCGCCGGTGCCACCGGCCTGCTGCACGCGCTGGCCCGGCTGGGCGACGGCGGCACCGTCCTGGTCGACGTGGCCGGCCATCCGGAGTTGCCCGGCGCCACCGGCGGCCAGGTCCGGGCCACGTCGCTGCGCGACCCGTCGGACGCGGTGGCCGCCGTGACCCAGCACCGGCCGGTGCTGACCGTCGTCGACCGGCCCGGCCTGCTCGGCCCGATGTGGACCGGGGACCAGCTGCGCCGGGTCGCGCAGGCCTGCGCCACGGTCGGCAGTGTGCTGGTCGTCGACGAGACGCTCGGTGCCTACCTGCCGCCCGACCAGAGCGCCGCCCCGCTCACCGAGGAGCTGCCCGGCACCGTCGTCATCCGCAGCATGTCCAAGGGGTTCTGCGCCGGCGGGCTGCGGGTCGGGTACGCCGTCGCCGCCCCGGACCTGGCCGACGTCGTCCGGCAGGTGGCGCCACCGCTGGCGGTCAGCGCACTCGCCCTGGACCTGGCGGCCGCGCTGCTCACCCAGCAAGATCCGCTGGCCGCACTGCGGGACCGGATCGCACAGGTGAAGCCGTACGTCGAGGAGCAGTTGATCGCCGCCGGTCTCACCCCACTGCCGACCGACCCCCGGCTGCCGTGGCTGGTCCTGCCCGGTGACGATGAGGTACGCCGGATCCTGGCCGCCCGAGGTGTGCTCGCCAAGCAGGTGCCGTCGCTGGCACCCGGTGGCCCACCGGGCGCGCTGCTGCGGCTGTCGGTTCCGCTGTCCGAGGCCCGCCTGGCCGCGTTCACCGCCGCGTTCGCAGCCCCGACAGCCGCCGTTGCCGGCTCCGCCGCCGGCGGACCTGCCCCGGCGGACCGCCGATGA